A region of Streptomyces halobius DNA encodes the following proteins:
- a CDS encoding ArsR/SmtB family transcription factor, translated as MEAMGDALPSGGKADLFDAFARTGKALASGKRLELLDLLAQGERTVDALAKAAGLHLTTASAHLQTLKQAGLVATRREGVRVHYRLAGQDVAALYALLRKVAQAHQTDVEPARVALLGDDRAPEVGREDMLARAEAGKVVVLDVRPAEEYAAGHIPGAVSIPVDQLAERIAELPDDIEVVVYCRGEYCVMAYDAVRLLSAHGRKAVRLSDGMLEWRLAELPVTTGTAA; from the coding sequence ATGGAAGCCATGGGAGATGCCCTGCCCAGCGGGGGCAAGGCCGACCTGTTCGACGCTTTCGCCCGCACCGGAAAGGCGCTGGCCAGCGGAAAGCGCTTGGAACTGCTGGATCTGCTGGCCCAGGGCGAGCGCACCGTGGACGCGCTCGCGAAGGCGGCCGGACTGCATCTGACCACCGCCTCGGCCCACCTGCAGACCCTCAAACAGGCCGGGCTGGTCGCCACCCGGCGCGAGGGGGTACGCGTCCACTACCGGCTGGCCGGGCAGGACGTGGCCGCCCTGTACGCCCTCCTGCGGAAGGTCGCCCAGGCCCATCAGACCGATGTCGAGCCCGCCCGCGTCGCCCTCCTCGGCGACGACCGGGCACCGGAGGTCGGACGCGAGGACATGCTCGCCCGCGCGGAGGCGGGCAAGGTGGTGGTCCTCGACGTCCGCCCCGCCGAGGAGTACGCCGCGGGGCACATCCCCGGTGCGGTCTCCATCCCGGTCGACCAGCTTGCCGAGCGGATCGCGGAGTTGCCCGACGACATCGAGGTGGTCGTGTACTGCCGCGGCGAGTACTGCGTCATGGCGTACGACGCCGTGCGGCTGCTGAGCGCGCACGGGCGCAAGGCCGTCCGGCTGAGCGACGGCATGCTGGAGTGGCGGCTGGCCGAGCTGCCGGTGACCACCGGGACCGCCGCATGA
- a CDS encoding SHOCT domain-containing protein: protein MYWNGGGWVWMAFMPLLWIALIGLVVWAVVRLTQRPAGRDDAPGRDDTQGRGRPPRETPEEILDRRYASGEIDTDTYTEARERLAQHRPRP from the coding sequence ATGTACTGGAACGGCGGCGGCTGGGTCTGGATGGCCTTCATGCCCCTGTTGTGGATCGCGCTGATCGGCCTGGTCGTGTGGGCGGTGGTCCGCCTCACCCAGCGCCCGGCCGGACGCGACGACGCTCCCGGACGCGACGACACTCAAGGCCGTGGTCGGCCACCGCGAGAGACACCGGAGGAGATCCTCGACCGCCGCTACGCCTCCGGCGAGATCGACACCGACACCTACACCGAGGCACGCGAACGCCTCGCCCAGCATCGTCCGAGGCCATAA
- a CDS encoding PepSY domain-containing protein, giving the protein MNAQPVCAEFSRRRLTSGRVITVVCAAAASALLLGCGNGAGETPRPTESPTPAATPTVSPTADPTLSADQADRKDLISATKIGYDKAAEAAVGKVSGSKLVDIELKYARDGGPEWATEVATTDGTAHTGRVDAVSGKVVESQLATHQGVDDERELADVLAKAKVSWKDAVGKALAKRKGTVTSVELGTENGTPTWIVDVVTTKDWLKTTFDVDAMNGTIRHEEVDRD; this is encoded by the coding sequence ATGAACGCTCAGCCCGTATGCGCGGAGTTCAGTCGTCGACGCCTGACGAGCGGCCGGGTGATCACCGTGGTGTGCGCTGCCGCGGCTTCGGCGCTCTTGCTGGGCTGCGGGAACGGCGCCGGAGAGACGCCGCGCCCCACCGAGTCGCCGACACCGGCCGCGACACCGACCGTGAGCCCGACAGCCGATCCGACGCTCTCCGCGGACCAGGCCGACCGCAAGGACCTGATCTCGGCCACCAAGATCGGCTACGACAAGGCAGCCGAAGCGGCCGTGGGGAAGGTCTCCGGAAGCAAGCTCGTCGACATCGAGCTGAAGTACGCTCGCGACGGCGGTCCGGAATGGGCCACCGAGGTCGCCACCACGGACGGCACCGCACACACGGGCCGGGTCGACGCCGTCTCCGGGAAGGTGGTCGAGTCCCAGCTCGCGACGCATCAGGGCGTGGACGACGAGCGGGAACTGGCCGATGTCCTCGCCAAGGCCAAGGTGTCGTGGAAAGACGCGGTCGGGAAGGCCCTGGCCAAGAGGAAGGGCACGGTCACCTCTGTCGAGCTCGGCACCGAAAACGGCACCCCCACCTGGATCGTCGACGTCGTGACCACGAAGGACTGGCTCAAGACCACGTTCGATGTCGACGCGATGAACGGCACCATCCGCCACGAAGAGGTCGACCGCGACTGA